A single genomic interval of Corylus avellana chromosome ca10, CavTom2PMs-1.0 harbors:
- the LOC132164559 gene encoding uncharacterized protein LOC132164559 isoform X2, with protein sequence MNLPTRIAAAQRLPLLYARALPFPFLRGAPKLGFVSFSHQSRRLRVGFSIKMAQSLEICDVGVENKLGVVRPATEEYAEEAIEALKAGKVIAVPTDTLYGFACDAWYAIPTGESSILEKSLNPGLDSVGVRVPDCNFIRAIARGSGSALALTSANLSGQPSSVCIKDFENLWQHCAFVYDGGLLPAGRAGSTIVDLTRVGKYKIVRPGSAQEETVAILERHSLVEEATVT encoded by the exons ATGAATCTTCCCACAAGAATAGCGGCAGCACAGAGACTGCCTCTTCTCTACGCTCGCGCTCTTCCTTTCCCCTTTCTCCGAG GGGCGCCCAAACTTGGGTTTGTGTCGTTTTCGCACCAGAGCCGGAGATTGAGAGTGGGGTTTTCGATTAAAATGGCTCAGAGTTTGGAGATATGCGATGTGGGTGTTGAAAACAAGCTGGGGGTGGTTCGCCCTGCCACAGAAGAGTACGCTGAGGAGGCAATTGAAGCTCTTAAAGCTGGCAAGGTTATTGCTGTGCCCACGGATACACTCTACGGATTCGCTTGTGATGCTTGGTATGCCATTCCCACAG GAGAGTCAAGTATTCTTGAGAAGTCTTTGAACCCAGGATTGGATAGTGTAGGAGTCCGAGTGCCTGACTGTAACTTTATCAGGGCTATTGCTCGTGGTTCGGGAAGTGCGCTGGCCCTTACAAGTGCAAATCTAAGTGGGCAGCCAAGTAGTGTCTGCATCAAAGATTTTGAGAACCTTTGGCAACACTGTGCATTTGTTTACGATGGTGGTTTGCTTCCAGCCGGTCGAGCAGGCTCTACAATTGTGGACCTGACCAGGGTGGGAAAGTACAAAATTGTTAGACCTGGAAG TGCACAGGAAGAGACTGTTGCAATTCTTGAGAGGCATTCTCTAGTAGAAGAAGCAACAGTTACTTGA
- the LOC132164559 gene encoding uncharacterized protein LOC132164559 isoform X1, translating to MNLPTRIAAAQRLPLLYARALPFPFLRGAPKLGFVSFSHQSRRLRVGFSIKMAQSLEICDVGVENKLGVVRPATEEYAEEAIEALKAGKVIAVPTDTLYGFACDACSLEAVNRIYEIKGRKLTSPLAICVGDVSDIKRFAVTDHLPHGLLDSLLPGPVTVILRRGESSILEKSLNPGLDSVGVRVPDCNFIRAIARGSGSALALTSANLSGQPSSVCIKDFENLWQHCAFVYDGGLLPAGRAGSTIVDLTRVGKYKIVRPGSAQEETVAILERHSLVEEATVT from the exons ATGAATCTTCCCACAAGAATAGCGGCAGCACAGAGACTGCCTCTTCTCTACGCTCGCGCTCTTCCTTTCCCCTTTCTCCGAG GGGCGCCCAAACTTGGGTTTGTGTCGTTTTCGCACCAGAGCCGGAGATTGAGAGTGGGGTTTTCGATTAAAATGGCTCAGAGTTTGGAGATATGCGATGTGGGTGTTGAAAACAAGCTGGGGGTGGTTCGCCCTGCCACAGAAGAGTACGCTGAGGAGGCAATTGAAGCTCTTAAAGCTGGCAAGGTTATTGCTGTGCCCACGGATACACTCTACGGATTCGCTTGTGATGCTTG TTCTTTGGAAGCAGTTAATAGGATTTACGAGATTAAAGGACGTAAACTTACTAGCCCTCTCGCAATATGTGTTGGGGATGTATCAGATATAAAGCGCTTTGCAGTCACAGACCATTTGCCTCATGGCTTGCTTGATTCTCTCCTTCCAGGACCTGTTACTGTCATACTAAGGCGAG GAGAGTCAAGTATTCTTGAGAAGTCTTTGAACCCAGGATTGGATAGTGTAGGAGTCCGAGTGCCTGACTGTAACTTTATCAGGGCTATTGCTCGTGGTTCGGGAAGTGCGCTGGCCCTTACAAGTGCAAATCTAAGTGGGCAGCCAAGTAGTGTCTGCATCAAAGATTTTGAGAACCTTTGGCAACACTGTGCATTTGTTTACGATGGTGGTTTGCTTCCAGCCGGTCGAGCAGGCTCTACAATTGTGGACCTGACCAGGGTGGGAAAGTACAAAATTGTTAGACCTGGAAG TGCACAGGAAGAGACTGTTGCAATTCTTGAGAGGCATTCTCTAGTAGAAGAAGCAACAGTTACTTGA